CGGTCCGGCCCGCGCGGTGGAGATCTTCGTCGAGGAATTCGCCCGCGACGGGCTCGCGCCGCGGCTCTTCCGCCGGCAGATCTACCTGGCGCTGGAGCCTTCCCGCCTGCCGGTGCGCGAGCGTTTGCCGGCCTTGCGCCCGGCGCGCCCCGAGGACTACGCCATCGTCTACGAATCGGGTGCCGCGCTGCGCCACGAGGAGCTCGACGAAGATCCGCGGGTCGCCGATCCGCGCGGCTATCCGCGGCGCGTCGAGGAAGAGTGCCGCGACGGCCACACCTGGCTGTGGATCGAGGATGGCGTGCTTCGCTTTCGCGCCAGCATCAGCGCCGCGACCGCCGACGCCGCCCAGGTCTCGGGCGTCTACACGCCGCCGGCCTTGCGGGGCCGCGGCTACGCGACTCGAGGCCTGAGCGAGCTGTGCACGCGGCTGCTGGCGCGCAGCCGCAATGCCTGCCTGTTCGTGAACGATTTCAACGCGCCGGCGCTGTCGCTCTACCGGCGTCTCGGTTTTCGGGAAATCGCCGCCTGGGCCTCGGCGTTCTTCGACCCGGCCGCCGGCTGAGGCGGCGTACCGCTCAGCGAGCCGCGGCCCTCGACGCCTGTTCGGCAAGGCGCGTGAGCGCCTTCGACAGCCCCTGGTGCAGCGCCTCGACCTCGGCCGGCCGCCAGCAGGCCGGGTCCTCGCGGACGAACGAGGTCTTGTCCACGCGGTTGTCGAACCGCGCGACCGGCAGCAGATGGCTTCGGCCGCGGGCTTCGACCCGCACCGTGTCGGGCTTCCCCGAGTGTGTGATCAGCCACTCCATGTCGTCGCATCCGTAGTCGCCGAGCATCACGGCGGTAGGCACCCCGTGGTGAAGGATCGAGCCGGGATCGTTGGGATCGGCGCGTTCGCGGTTCTTGCGCCGCGACTCTTCGGGAGTGACCCACACGTACAGGATCACGGCCCGCTCGAGAATCGCGTCGCTCAGGCGCGACAGCGAGTAGCGATAGCCGAGCGGCTCCGGCAGCGGCGGCTTTGCGCCTTCGGGACCTCCGCGCGCGAACTCGATCACCACCGTCCGCCCGCTCAACGTGCCGGGCAGCGCCGCGTTCTTGTCGCGCAGGACCGCCAGCGCGTCGCTCTCGAGCGCCGCGGCCAGCGCGGCGCGGACCCCGGCGCTCAACTGCCTG
This genomic interval from Candidatus Sulfotelmatobacter sp. contains the following:
- a CDS encoding GNAT family N-acetyltransferase, with the translated sequence MTLASDPAAPTIERLRPAHLPELLRWLQRDPVLHVYLTALALRDSLAAPHDETWAARRLGEIVGVLHLGGRSGAVLPHGGDPEAFRQLAEVARARRVALPPRLQVIGPARAVEIFVEEFARDGLAPRLFRRQIYLALEPSRLPVRERLPALRPARPEDYAIVYESGAALRHEELDEDPRVADPRGYPRRVEEECRDGHTWLWIEDGVLRFRASISAATADAAQVSGVYTPPALRGRGYATRGLSELCTRLLARSRNACLFVNDFNAPALSLYRRLGFREIAAWASAFFDPAAG